Proteins co-encoded in one Planctomycetota bacterium genomic window:
- a CDS encoding TolC family protein — protein MKCRAAACGSLVLAAGLAGCAATHRHDADVELYRRVSDPPGGVPLHEAGADLTLEHALRLASAHNEQLAQQGERYVQALAERQRRAAALKPTFDLVGGTSLRENTGDGIVQTTVGATGQYRLLTGLSDLRSVEASEARARSSRWLILDLRETLLLQTARAYYEVLRAERLGAVLESSVATQMARLEDARARNEVGFTRPLDVAQIEAQVSRTRAQLITARGNALDARATLALLTNADVARSRLTDEFRAPADAPARDTLLALAHEHRQDVLAARAEVDAARREVDAAIGQYAPTLTIDLETFVLQTPDDSASAIASFIQLRVPLFSAGRIEADIRAAWSVFREAVLEHRLRTRAAVADVDSALARLGASRARLEEFRTQVRAARDALTLAEASYQAGLGTNLERVTAQDELLSAELEEVSEGFEHTLLTLELRRACGLLATEQIGSPRPQADDGEAEVPDAPALDRRRVPPAREDGGRT, from the coding sequence GTGAAGTGTCGCGCGGCGGCGTGCGGATCGCTGGTGCTGGCGGCGGGGCTGGCCGGCTGCGCCGCAACGCACCGGCACGACGCCGACGTCGAGTTGTACCGGCGCGTGAGCGACCCGCCCGGAGGCGTGCCGCTGCACGAGGCGGGCGCGGACCTCACGCTCGAGCACGCGCTGCGGCTGGCGAGCGCGCACAACGAGCAGCTCGCGCAGCAGGGCGAGCGGTACGTGCAGGCGCTCGCGGAGCGGCAGCGGCGTGCGGCGGCGCTCAAGCCCACGTTCGATCTGGTCGGCGGTACGTCGCTCCGCGAGAACACGGGGGACGGCATTGTCCAGACGACAGTGGGGGCCACCGGGCAGTATCGGCTGCTCACCGGGCTGAGTGATCTTCGGAGCGTGGAGGCGTCCGAGGCGCGGGCGCGATCGAGCCGGTGGCTGATTCTTGATCTGCGCGAGACGCTGCTCCTGCAGACGGCGCGGGCGTACTACGAGGTGTTGCGGGCCGAGCGGCTCGGGGCGGTGCTGGAGTCATCGGTCGCGACGCAGATGGCGCGGCTGGAAGACGCGCGGGCGCGGAACGAGGTGGGGTTCACCAGGCCCTTGGACGTGGCGCAGATCGAGGCGCAGGTGTCGCGGACGCGTGCGCAGTTGATCACGGCGCGCGGGAACGCGCTGGACGCGCGGGCGACGCTGGCGCTGCTAACCAACGCCGACGTCGCGCGGTCGAGGCTGACCGACGAGTTCCGAGCGCCCGCCGACGCGCCGGCGCGCGACACGCTGCTGGCGCTCGCGCACGAGCATCGCCAGGACGTGCTGGCGGCCCGGGCGGAGGTCGACGCGGCACGCCGCGAGGTCGACGCGGCGATCGGGCAGTACGCGCCCACGCTGACGATCGATCTCGAGACCTTCGTGCTGCAGACGCCCGACGATTCGGCGTCGGCGATCGCGTCGTTCATCCAACTGCGCGTGCCGCTCTTCAGCGCGGGGCGGATCGAGGCGGATATCCGGGCGGCGTGGTCTGTGTTCCGCGAGGCGGTGCTGGAGCACCGTCTGCGCACGCGGGCCGCCGTCGCGGACGTGGACAGCGCGCTCGCGCGGCTCGGCGCGTCGCGGGCGCGGCTGGAGGAGTTCCGCACGCAGGTGCGAGCCGCACGCGATGCGCTGACGCTCGCCGAGGCCTCGTACCAGGCGGGGCTGGGCACCAATCTGGAGCGGGTGACCGCGCAGGACGAACTGCTGAGCGCGGAGCTGGAAGAAGTGAGCGAGGGGTTCGAGCACACGCTGCTCACGCTGGAACTTCGGCGGGCGTGCGGGCTGCTGGCAACCGAGCAGATCGGCTCGCCCAGGCCCCAGGCCGACGACGGTGAGGCCGAGGTGCCCGACGCGCCCGCGCTGGACAGACGCCGCGTGCCGCCCGCGCGCGAGGATGGGGGGCGGACGTGA
- a CDS encoding efflux RND transporter periplasmic adaptor subunit — translation MFADLQTPRPDAPRAGTPVLGVFAAALAALAALASCDRSPAPPAAARAEEVRTVQLAPIVERDAIRSVTITGTLYAEEDVLVAAKVPGRVVEISADLGDALEAGAILARIDETDYALAVAEQQAALAAALAKVGLPALPEGDVDVSELPEVARARAEEANAEALLQRAQRLYERTPPLISEQDFADIRTRHQVASTTAAVARLNVESLIAEARVRASALRTAQQRLADTGVIAPREKPLVYRVAERRTSVGEMVAPNQALFRIVATDRVKFRGRVPERYAGRIAPGAATTLHLDASAQPVRATVTRVSPAVSIDSRAFEIEIEARNEQGVLKPGSFARAIIEIGVEPDVRYLPADAVITFAGVTRVYSVRDGKAVEHRVELAPARDGLREVLGDRASDAGLGGVLAVVHSPGNLRAGQPVRVADRASDAARDTPAATPAPSPAPAREPG, via the coding sequence TTGTTCGCCGACCTGCAGACCCCTCGCCCTGACGCACCCCGTGCGGGCACGCCGGTCCTCGGCGTGTTCGCGGCCGCGCTGGCCGCACTCGCCGCGCTCGCGTCCTGTGATCGCTCGCCCGCGCCGCCCGCCGCCGCGCGCGCGGAAGAGGTCCGCACCGTTCAGCTCGCGCCGATCGTCGAGCGCGACGCCATCCGCAGCGTGACCATCACCGGCACGCTGTACGCCGAGGAAGACGTGCTCGTCGCGGCCAAGGTGCCCGGTCGCGTCGTCGAGATCTCCGCCGACCTCGGTGATGCCCTCGAGGCCGGCGCCATCCTCGCCCGCATCGATGAAACCGACTACGCCCTCGCCGTGGCCGAGCAGCAGGCCGCCCTCGCCGCGGCCCTCGCCAAGGTCGGGTTGCCGGCGCTCCCCGAAGGTGACGTCGACGTCTCCGAACTCCCCGAAGTCGCCCGTGCGCGCGCGGAAGAGGCCAACGCCGAGGCGCTTCTCCAGCGGGCCCAGCGCTTGTACGAGCGCACGCCGCCGCTCATCAGCGAGCAGGACTTCGCCGACATCCGCACGCGTCATCAGGTCGCGTCCACGACCGCCGCCGTCGCGCGCCTGAACGTCGAATCGCTCATCGCCGAGGCGCGCGTGCGGGCCTCCGCGCTCCGCACCGCGCAGCAGCGCCTCGCGGACACGGGCGTCATCGCCCCGCGCGAGAAGCCGCTCGTCTACCGCGTCGCGGAGCGGCGCACCTCCGTCGGCGAGATGGTTGCGCCGAACCAGGCGCTCTTCCGCATCGTCGCGACCGATCGCGTGAAGTTCCGCGGGCGCGTCCCGGAGCGCTACGCGGGCCGCATCGCGCCCGGCGCCGCGACGACGCTCCACCTCGACGCCTCCGCGCAGCCCGTCCGCGCCACGGTCACCCGCGTGTCGCCCGCCGTCAGCATCGACAGCCGCGCCTTCGAGATCGAGATCGAGGCCCGCAACGAGCAGGGGGTGCTGAAGCCCGGCAGCTTCGCCCGCGCCATCATCGAGATCGGCGTCGAGCCCGATGTCCGCTACCTGCCCGCCGACGCCGTTATTACATTCGCCGGCGTGACGCGCGTGTACTCCGTGCGTGACGGCAAGGCCGTCGAGCACCGCGTCGAGCTCGCCCCGGCCCGGGACGGCCTGCGCGAGGTGCTGGGCGATCGCGCAAGCGACGCGGGCCTCGGCGGCGTGCTCGCCGTCGTGCACAGCCCCGGAAACCTCCGCGCCGGGCAGCCCGTCCGCGTGGCCGACCGCGCCTCCGACGCCGCACGCGACACGCCAGCCGCCACGCCAGCCCCCTCGCCCGCGCCCGCCCGCGAGCCCGGCTGA
- a CDS encoding TetR/AcrR family transcriptional regulator, which translates to MTTQKPNKPDVILDAAASLFASKPFHEVRLEDIAATAHVGKGTLYLYWASKEEVYLAVIRRGFAAVNGRLDADLRACADDCWAQLEAIVGAIVEFAFAYPGVYRIMRSGAMTPEDPELQQTRRALTDRIEACLREGVRTGQVHDEHPALTTQYLLSFVRGVMLYPPAELTREMLVGHMMGLLRRGLRAEVTA; encoded by the coding sequence TTGACCACACAGAAGCCGAACAAGCCGGATGTGATACTTGATGCGGCGGCGAGCCTGTTCGCGTCGAAGCCGTTCCATGAGGTGCGGCTGGAGGATATCGCGGCCACGGCGCACGTCGGCAAGGGCACGCTGTACTTGTACTGGGCGAGTAAGGAAGAGGTGTACCTGGCGGTGATTCGTCGGGGGTTCGCGGCGGTGAACGGCCGGCTGGACGCGGACCTTCGGGCGTGCGCGGATGATTGCTGGGCGCAGCTCGAAGCGATCGTGGGCGCGATCGTGGAGTTCGCGTTCGCGTATCCGGGCGTGTACCGGATCATGCGGAGCGGGGCGATGACGCCGGAGGACCCGGAGCTGCAGCAGACGCGACGGGCGCTGACGGATCGGATCGAGGCGTGCCTGCGCGAGGGGGTGCGGACGGGTCAGGTCCATGACGAGCACCCGGCGCTCACGACGCAGTACCTGCTCAGTTTCGTGCGGGGCGTGATGCTGTACCCGCCGGCCGAGTTGACGCGGGAGATGCTCGTCGGGCACATGATGGGGCTGCTGCGTCGCGGGCTGCGCGCGGAGGTGACAGCGTGA